A genomic window from Lotus japonicus ecotype B-129 chromosome 1, LjGifu_v1.2 includes:
- the LOC130733564 gene encoding non-classical arabinogalactan protein 30-like yields MASKNFITLSTFLLLQVIFFPCIAATENAPKAIEKKVDVVVETTVYCQSCEHYGTWSLTGAKPIPSAKVSVTCKNHKGKLVYYKVFESDKNGYLYAQLEEFKMQHSLLDHPLHSCYVKPVWSPLESCNLLSNVNHSLDGARLRYQNKRLRGSNYEAVVYSASPLAFRRSDCSHTAPHN; encoded by the coding sequence atggctagCAAGAACTTCATCACCCTCTCAACCTTCCTCCTTCTTCAGGTTATCTTCTTCCCCTGCATAGCAGCCACTGAAAATGCTCCAAAAGCAATAGAGAAGAAAGTGGATGTGGTGGTGGAAACCACAGTCTACTGCCAGAGTTGTGAGCACTATGGAACATGGTCTTTGACTGGAGCGAAGCCAATTCCTTCAGCTAAAGTAAGTGTTACCTGCAAAAACCACAAAGGTAAACTTGTTTACTATAAGGTCTTTGAGTCAGACAAAAATGGCTACTTATATGCTCAACTTGAAGAGTTCAAGATGCAGCACTCTTTACTAGACCATCCTCTTCACTCTTGCTATGTAAAGCCTGTTTGGTCCCCTCTTGAAAGTTGCAACCTTCTTTCTAATGTCAACCATTCTCTTGATGGAGCTAGACTTCGTTACCAGAACAAGAGATTGCGTGGAAGTAATTATGAAGCTGTTGTTTACTCTGCTAGTCCCTTGGCTTTTCGCCGATCCGATTGTTCACACACTGCACCTCACAATTAA
- the LOC130733566 gene encoding GDSL esterase/lipase At2g40250, whose protein sequence is MDSITMTIPSFLISSLFFFLLSTPNSATASDSVPAVFAFGDSTIDPGNNNHINTLFRGYHSHYSRVATGRFSNGKIATDYLTNILGIKDVLPAYLDPRLTDCDLLTGVSFGSGGSGLDNRTLALTRAMGLETQFELFEEALRRIRKIVGDEKTNDIVQNALFVISTGTNDMLYNAYLIPIRFIGYGSVSAYQDFLLQNLQAFIQRLYGAGARRIMVSGLPPIGCLPQQVTLTSIFTSRNWPLRVCNYQQNKDSEYYNLKLQSQLHFLRTTLTGAKVAYFDIYTPILDMVQFPHKYGFVQSRLGCCGTGLMEMGPVCNALELTCPDPSKYLFWDAVHLTQAGYKVLAETGRQSVLPYLTS, encoded by the exons ATGGATTCCATAACCATGACAATCCCCTCCTTCCTCATCtcctctcttttcttcttcctcctctccaCGCCAAACTCAGCCACTGCCTCCGACAGTGTCCCCGCTGTCTTTGCCTTCGGCGACTCCACCATTGACCCCGGCAACAACAACCACATTAACACTCTCTTTCGCGGTTACCACTCCCACTACAGCCGTGTCGCAACAGGGAGATTCTCAAACGGGAAGATAGCCACCGATTACCTCACCAACATTCTAGGCATCAAGGACGTTTTGCCCGCTTACCTTGACCCGCGCTTGACCGACTGTGATTTGCTCACTGGGGTTAGTTTTGGCTCTGGGGGTTCTGGGTTGGATAACAGAACTTTGGCATTGACAAGGGCTATGGGTTTGGAAACACAGTTTGAGTTGTTTGAGGAGGCTTTGAGGAGGATAAGGAAAATTGTTGGAGATGAAAAGACTAATGATATCGTCCAGAATGCCTTGTTTGTGATCAGTACCGGGACTAATGATATGTTGTACAATGCATATTTGATACCTATCAGGTTCATTGGTTATGGTTCTGTCTCAGCTTACCAAGATTTTCTGCTCCAAAATCTTCAGGCTTTCATTCAG AGACTTTATGGAGCTGGAGCTCGTCGAATTATGGTGTCAGGTCTTCCCCCTATTGGTTGTCTGCCACAACAAGTGACACTTACCAGCATCTTCACCAGCCGGAACTGGCCCCTGCGTGTGTGCAACTACCAACAGAACAAGGATTCTGAATACTACAACCTCAAGCTTCAATCACAACTTCATTTTTTGCGAACCACACTCACTGGTGCTAAGGTTGCATACTTCGATATCTATACCCCCATTCTAGATATGGTCCAATTCCCACACAAGTATG GCTTTGTACAATCACGTCTAGGATGCTGTGGGACAGGGCTAATGGAGATGGGTCCTGTGTGCAATGCACTTGAGCTAACTTGCCCTGATCCATCAAAGTATCTCTTCTGGGATGCTGTGCACCTCACACAAGCAGGATACAAGGTTCTTGCAGAGACAGGTCGCCAGAGTGTGCTTCCATACCTTACTAGTTAG